A region of the Geomonas subterranea genome:
CGCTGCGCCCGCAGGTGGCGAAACTGCCGGAACAGCTTCTGTACAACCAGCTCTTCATCGCCGTCTCCCCCTTCCGTGACGAGATCGCCTTCACCTCGTTGAAGGATCCCCCCCTCTTCATTCCCTATTTGAAGGTTCTGGTCCGCAACCTGGAAACCGGCGGCGGAAAGGAGGTGGGGCAGGCTCAGCTCGGTGCGGGAAAACTCCTCTACACCCCTGACGGCGAATCGCTGGTGATCGGCGACAAAGAGAACGTCTCGCACCGAATATCGCTGCCGGATGGAAAGGAATTGGAAAGCTTCCCGGGCGCCGCCATCAACCCCGCCCTCTCCCCGTCCGGAGAGTATCTGCTTCTGGACGGCCACCTCTACCGGAAGGGGAAGGAGATCGCCACCTTCCCTGCCGGCTCCAGGGGGAGCTTCCTCCCCGACGGCTCCGGCATCGCGGTGAGTTACCAGGGACAACTGTTCCTGGTTTCCGGGCTTCACGACGGACCCGCCCCCCCCCTTCCCGCCGACCTGGACCGGGTGCTCAAGCTGCGCCGGCTCCGCAGCCAGGGGCTGATCACGGACGAGGAATACCGCAAACAACTGGAGCGCAAGGAGCCGACACCATGATGAAGTCATTGCTCGCCGCGGCGCTCTTGTTGTCTGCGCCGGTCGCCGCCGGCGCCTCGGAGCCGTGTCTCCCCTGTCATGCCGAAAAAACGCCCGCCGCGGTGGCCCAGTGGCAGGGGAGCGCCCACGCCAGGGCCGGAGTCGGCTGTGAGAAGTGCCACGGCACCGACCACGACAAGATCGTGAAGGGGGAGGCCAAGGTTGGGATGAAGGTCTGCGCCCCTTGCCACCAGAAAGCGTACCAGGAGCATCGCGCCAGCCGTCACGGCATGGGGCTGCACTCCGGGTGGGGGTGCACCAGGAACTTGCCCGCCCGCAAGCCCGGCGAGTGCCGTTTCTGCCACCAGGAGGGGGACGAGATGCCGCGCTCGGACGTGCAGTGCGCCCGTTTCCTGAAGCAGTCGCCCGAGATGGGGGAGATCGGCTGCAATTACTGCCACAGCGTCGAGGACGCCTGCGACTCCTGCCACTCGAAGCACATGACCGATCTGAAGATCGTGCGCGATCCGAACTCCTGCGCCAAGTGCCATATGGGGCCGGACCACCCGCAGTGGGAGATGTGGCAGACCTCGCTGCACGGCACGCTGAACGCGAGCAGCGGCAGGAAGAGCGGGCCGGACTGCCAGACCTGCCACATGCCCAAGGGGACCCATAACGTCTCCATCGGCATCACCATGAATTCCGGCGGCGTCCCCTACCCCGCGGCAAAGGCGGAGACGGCCCGCACCGACATGATCGGCATCTGCAGCGACTGCCACGCCCCCGCCTTCGCCAGGCGGGAGCTGGAGCGCGGCGACCTGGTGCGCAGTCAGAGTCTCTCCATCCTGAAGGAGGCGGAGCACGTCATCTGGGACCTGAACGACCGGGGACTGCTCGACCCCATGCCGGAGAACCGTCCACCGCACCCCTTGAGCGGGCAGCGCCTGGTGACCGACAGCCAGATGCTCTACGAGGACACCTCGCACATCGAGCGGCTCTTCTTCAAGATGAAGAAGTACGACTACGCCCGGACGGTGAAGGGGGCGTACCACCAGAACCCGGCCTACACCCACTGGTACGGCAACGCCGAGCTGAAGATGGACCTCGTGGACATAAAGAGCGAGGCGAGCCGGTTGAAGGAGCGGGGTGGGAAGAAGGGAGAGAGTAGACAGGATGCGCAGCCGGGCGCCGAGGCCGAACTGAAGGCGCTGAAGAACAAGTTCGAAAGAGGCGCGCTGAGCGAAGAGGAATACGCGAAGGCGAAGGGGAAGGTCCTGGAGAAGATGAGATAAAAACCAAACCATTGGCCACGGAGAAAATCTGAGGAGTTCTGAGAGAAGCAAAGCGAAAGTGAATCAAAAGACTTTGGGGTAACCTTCAAAAGTCTTTACGGTGTTCTCCGATTTTCTCAGATTTTCTCCGTGGCCAATGGGTTTGCTTTTGGCCTTTTTAACTTGCCCCTCACGGGCAAAAGGTGTATCCATGCTGTCCCCACTCTCACGGGGAAAGAAACGCAAAACGAAGGAGAAACATCGATGGGCATCCTCGCCAACACAGTAAGCGTCTGCCACTTCAAGGTCCAGGGGGATCTCCCGCAGCAGGAAGAACTCCACGCCTGGGTCACCAAACAACTGGCGGCGAACAGGTTCAACCCGATCGACCAGGGTTCCGAGGAAACGTCGGTCGGCTGGGTGCACCTGGACGACCCCAGGATCGCCGATTTCGACTCACCCGCGGCCTGCTGCCGCGAACACTACTTCATGTTCACGCTGCGCCGCGACAAACGCGCTGTCCCTTCGGCAGTGCTGAAGGCGCACCTCGAGAAGGCCAAGGAGGAGTTCCTGGCGGAAAACCCGAACTTCACCAAGGTCCCCAAACAAAAGCGTGAGGACCTGAAGGAGGCGGTGCATGCCATGCTCCTCTCCCAGACGCTCCCCACCCCGGCCACCTACGACGCGGTATGGGACACCAAGAGCGGCATCCTCACCTTCAGCTCGCTCTCCCCGAAGGTCATCGAGCTCTTCGAGGAGATGTTCAAGAAGACCTTCGAGGGACTCAGGGTCTCCGCCTTCCATCCCTACGCCCGCGCGGAGAGCGTGCTGGACGAGGGGAACAAGGTGCTGCTCGCGCAGGCCAACAAGGCCGGCGGCGACAACTACCTGGAGCTGATCAAGGAAAACCAGTGGCTGGGGACCGATTTCATGCTCTGGCTCATGTACCAGACCATGAACGAGTCCTCCGAGTACAGCGTGAACCAGCCGGGCGTGCTGCTCGCGCAGGAACCGTTCGTCTCCTACCTGGACGACCGGGTGGTGCTCCTTGGCTCCGGCGAGAACGGCGCGCAGAAGATCACCGTGGCCGGCCCGCAGGATCACTTCAACGAGGTGAGAAGCGCCCTTTTGAACAAGAAGCAGATCACCGAGGCGACGCTGCACCTGGAGAACGGTGACGACCACTTCAAGCTGACGCTGAAGGGGGAGCTGTTCCACTTCGCGTCCTTCAAGTCTCCGGCGGTCAAGCTGGAGAAGGACAGCACGGTGGACGAGGCGATGGAGAGGGAGGCGGTCTTCTTCGAGAGGATGCTGCTGCTTGAGAAAGGGACCCAGCTCTTCGACTCGGTGTTCGCCACCTTCCTGAAGCTGAGGCTGGGGAACCAGTGGGCAGACGAATCGGCAGCCATCCAGAAATGGCTCAACGTCTGCAGCTTCTGCAACAGCCAACTGGCCTAACCGCTGCGGCGGAATGGCATCACGGGTAAAGCAAAAGGGCGCCGGGGAATCTCCCCTGCGCCCTTCGTGCATCCGGAGCGGTAGCCATGGTGCAAATCTGCGGGGCAGCGCAGGGCGAATGATTATTCGCCCCTACAGTCCCCAGATACCTGCCGAGGTCGACTACTCCCCTACACGCAGCGCTTTGACGATGCGGCCGCCGCCCACCAACTCGTCTCCCTGGTAGAACACCACCGACTGCCCCGGGGTGACCGACTTCTGCGGCTCGACAAAGAAGACCTCGCCCATCCCGTCCCCCAGGATCTTGACGCGGCACTCGATGGGCTGCTGCCGGTAGCGGATCTTGCAGGTGGTCTCCACGGTTTCCCCCGCGACGGGCACCACCCAGTTCAGATCGCAGGCCAGCAACCCGGGAGCGAACAGCCCGCCGACCTCGCCGACCACGACCCGGGCCTCGGCCGCATCGATGGCAACCACGTACAGCGGCTCCTTCCACGCGATTCCCAAGCCCCTTCTCTGCCCGATGGTGTAGCGATGGGTGCCGTTGTGGCGCCCGAGCACGGTGCCGTTCACATGAACGATCTCGCCGCTTCTCCCGTCCAGCCCGCCCCCCTTTTCCAGGAAGGCGACGTAATCGTCGCCGGGGACGAAGCAGATCTCCTGACTGTCGCTTTTTTGCGCCACGGGGATGCCGAAGCCGGCGGCGAGCCTTCTGACCTCGTCCTTGCTCGGCATCTCCCCGAGTGGGAATACCACGCGGGACAGTTGCCGCTGGGTGAGGGTGTAGAGGAAGTACGACTGGTCCTTGGCCAGGTAGGCGGCCTTGAGCAGGTGCCAGGTCCCGCTTCCGTCGACGGCGGTCCGCACATAGTGGCCGGTGGCGAGATAATCGGCGCCCAGTTCCAGCGCCTTGTCCAGCAACAGCCCGAACTTCACGTACCTGTTGCAGCGCACGCACGGGTTGGGGGTCTGCCCCGCCACGTACTGGCCCCGGAAATCCTCCATGATGAGGCGGCCGAACTCCTCCTCCAGGTGAACCTGGTGAAACTCGATGCCGAGATATTCGGCGACGATCTGGGCGTCCCCCTTGGCCTGCGGGTCTTCCCCCTCGCGCCGGAACAGTTTCATGTTGATGCCGATGACCTCAGCCCCCTGCTCTTTCAGGAGCGCCGCGACCGTCGATGAGTCCACGCCGCCGCTCATGGCGACGGCTATCTTCTTGCCTTTGTACTCTGCTGACATATCTGCTCCGTTCATGTTGCCGTTCGCTGCGCATCCATAGTTGACCGAATGGCCCGTTCAAGGCAACCTTTTTCTCCTGTCCCCGCGTCCCTCCATCTGCGCTCTGGATCAACACTTAAGTTCCACGGCCGCCAGCCGATTTCTATTGTTATGGCTTGGCTGCGTAGATTAAACTGTCTCCTGGCCAGAGCCCGTTAAAGGAGAATCGCCATGCCTTTGTCTCTCACCATCAGGCGCCTGCTGACTACCCAGCCGATCGACCTCCCGGTTTTCCACCCTATCGCGGTGAGGATCCTGCACCTGCTGCAGACACCCGACTTCACCATGACGCAGATCACCGACCTCGCCAACGAGGACCAGTCCCTGGCCGGCCAGATCCTGAAGATCGCCAACTCCCCCATGTACATCGGCCGGGTCCGGACCGAGACCATCAAGGAGGCGGTGGTCAGGCTGGGAGGGCAGGAGATCGCCAACCTCGCCATGGCGGCGTCGCAGGCAAGCCTGCACGCTTCGGACAACAAGACCATCAACCGGTTCATGCAGTCGCTTTGGCTGCACAGCCACGCCTGCGCCCTGGGGAGCCGGTGGCTGGCACGCCGGGCGGGATATCCGCAGCACGGCGACCAGGCCTACATGGCGGGCCTGCTGCACGACATCGGCAAACTCTACCTTTTGAAGGCGCTGGAGCGGCTGAACCAGATGGGGGTGGCGCACGCGGCGCTCGAGGAGGACCTGCTGCTGGAGATCTTCGCGGAGTTGCACGTCGAGCAGGGATGCCGGCTCATGGAACACTGGAACATGCCCAAGGTCTACTACAACGTGGTCGCCAACCACCATGACGAGAATTTCGACACCCAGGACATCGTGCTGACGGTGGTGAGGCTGGTGAACATGGCCTGCAAGATGAAGGGGATCGGGCTTTTGCACGACCCGGAGATCGACCTCGCCGAGCAGGCCGAGACGGCCATGCTGCAGCTAAGCCAGGAGGAGATCGACGACCTTTCCGACGTCCTGGAGGACTCGCAGGACCTGATGCTGTAAGACAGGCGCCAGGCCTTTCACTCCCCAGCCCCGTGCCCCTCCCTTTGGTACTCGAGGATGATGGGGAGGTCGGCGTCCGCCCATTCCAGCTCCAGCATCCTCCCGGGGGGGAGCCAGGTCATGGCGGAGTGCTCGTGCAGGGTGATCTCGCCGGACACGATGCTGCAGACGTAAGGGTAGAGGGTCACGTCGAAGCCGGGATACCGGTGGGTGGTCGGCGTGAGCGGGCGCCCCACCGCTATCTCCACCCCCATCTCCTCCACAAGCTCACGCTTCAGGCACTCCTCGCGCCCCTCTCCGGGCTCTATCTTCCCACCGGGAAATTCCCACCTCAAAGGGAGGTTCATGGATGCGCTGCGCCGCGCCGACAGCACCAGCCCGTCGCGCTCGATGATGGCGCAGGCTACGTGGACGTGTTTTCTGGAATCTATCGTCTGTGTCATTGTAGTGAGTCCACCCCCGGAGGATCTTTACCGTCCGTTCCGCTTCCAGGACGTGGCAGACCACCCGGGTGTTGCAGATTTTTCCTTCGGGAGCAAGCGCCGAAGAGGTCACCGGGCAGCGTTTCATGCGGCGGAGGTTTTTGAAAGGATCTTGTTCTCTAACAGCAAGGAGGGGACCTGGCCTTCGGCTTCAGCCTTGACGCTTTGAGCTTCCGGGCGTCCTTCTGCGCCATGGGGTGCTTGCACAGAAACCACTTTCATTTCCGTCACCGCCCGCAAAAGCGTACGCGACCGGGGCGATCAGGTCAAGGGATTTAGGAGCCGTCGGCTCATGAGCCACAGACGGAGTCTGACGCGTCGTCCTGGGGGAGCACCAGCGGGATCTGCAGCTGGAAAACCGAGCCGCCGCCGGGGAGGTTCTCGGCCCAGATGCCGCCGTCCATCAACTCGGTCATGCGCCGCGCCAGGGTGAGCCCGAGCCCGAGCCCGGGATACGAGCGGGTGATCGAGCCGTCGGACTGGGTGAAGTCGCTGAAGATGCGCTCGAGGTCGGCCTCGTCGATCCCGACGCCGGTATCGGTAACGGAAAACTGCAGCATCTGCTCCCCGGCGACCTCCTGCAGGCGCGCCTCCAGCCCCACCGCGCCCGAGGGGGTGAATTTGACCGCGTTGCCCAAAAGCATGGTCAGCACCTTGTGCAGCATCCCCTGGTCAGTAACCACCACTTCCGGCAGCATCGGGTCGATGCGCACGTTGAGATCGAGCCCCTTGCCATCAGCCAGGGCCCGGGCCTCCATGAGCACCATGTCCAGGAAGGTTTTCAGGTGAAACGCGGCGTTCTCCGGAGCGCCCCCCTCCCCTTCAAGCCGGCTGGTCTCGATGAGATCCTCCACGATCCCCAGCAATCTCACGGCTGATTTCTGCACCATTCCCAGGTATTTGCGCTTGTTGTCATCCTCCTCCTGGTTGAGCACGAAGTCGGTCATGCCGATGATCGGGGTGAGCGGCGTGCGCAGTTCGTGGCTTACGCTGCGCAGGAATTCCTTCTTGGCGCGGTCGGCCGCGCTCGCCAGCGTCTCCAGGAGATCGCGGTAGCGCTTCAGCTCGAGGTGGTTCTTCACCCTCGCCCGGACGATGTGCGGGCTGATCGGCTTGGTGAGGTAGTCGATCGCCCCCAGCTCGAGCCCCTTGATCTCCTGCTCCTCCTCGATCATCGCGGTGACGAAGATGATGGGGATGTCGCGCGTGGAGGGATCTCCCTTCAATATCCCGCACAGCTCGAACCCGTCCATGCCCGGCATCATGATGTCCAGCAGGATCAGGTCGGGCTTGTCGGCGCGGATCAGTTCCAGCGCGTCCAGCCCGCTGGTGGCGAAGAAGAGTTCGTAGTCGTCCCCAAGGCTTTCGCTCAGGATCTCGATGTTGGCGGGGGTGTCGTCGACTATCATAACCGTCTGGCGTTTCATGGCTACTCCCTGGTATCCGGATGGGGCTCCTGCACTGCCGGGAAAATCGCCAGCAGCTGACGTGCCTTTCTGAAGTCTAATTTTTCCAGGCAGGCCTGGAGGGCCTGCAGTTCCCCGGTGAAGCTGCCGCGCGGCACCTGCCTGCAGAACTGCTCGAACTGCCGCTTGGCGTCCAGACTGTTCCTCGCCAGCAGGCGTTCGAGCTTCGCCTTCTCGGCGGCGAAACGGTCGGGCAGGAAGGGTCCTTGGGGTGCGGACCGCACCGGCCGCGCCGGGTGCGCCGCCGCGGCTGCGGCCGGTGCCGGGTTAGCCTGATGCGCGACCGTCCGGGCCAGGGCCCGGATCATGCCGTCGACCAACAGTGAAGGGCGCACCGGAGCCGCGTAGACCGCGCTCAAGCCCCACTCATCACCCAATTGGCGCACCGCCTCCAACTGCTCCGAAGGCACCGTCGCCAGGACCGGGACCCCCTTTTGGTACCGGGTCGAGATGTTGCGGGAAAGCTCTTCGAGCCCCTCTTCTCCGGCTGTTGCGCCATCGATGACCACCATGTCGAACGGAACGTGGCCGTGAGGCGACGGCTCCTTGAGCGCCTCGCAGGCCGCTGCGAAAGTGGGGACCGCGCGAAGCTCTATGGGGAGCCCCTGCAACATCTCCGCGATCCCCTCGACGGCCGCCGGATTCCCGTCCAGCACCAGCAGCCTCAGGTTGCGCAGCTCCTCTTCCCGCGGCCCGGCGGCCGGCTTGCCGGCTGCCGCAATGGCGAACCCGACCGTGAAGATGAAACTGCTCCCCGTGCCGGGAATGCTGTGCACCTCAAGCTCACCTCCCATCAGTTCGACCAGCTGCCGGCTGATGGAGAGCCCGAGTCCGGTACCGCCGTACTGGCGCGTGGTGGAGCTGTCGGCCTGGGTGAAGGGGGTGAAGATCTTTTCCATCTGCTCGGGCGTTATGCCGATGCCGGTGTCCTGGACGCAGAAGTTCACCCTTACCACGCCCTCTTCCTGCCCGACCGGCTTCACCGTAACCACCACCTCTCCGCGGCTGGTGAACTTGAGCGCGTTGCCGATGAGGTTGTTCAGCACCTGGGTGAGACGCAGCGGGTCACCCAGGAGTTTCCTCGGGAGTTCCGGGGCGAGCCGCAGCTTGAAGTCCACCCCCTTCTCCTGCGCCTTCAGGTGGTGCATATCCGAGATGTTGCCCAGCACCTCCTGCAGGCTCAACTCGGTCTTCTCCAGCTCCAGCTTTCCCGCCTCTATCTTGGAGAAGTCGAGGATGTCGTTGATGATGTTGAGGAGGGTCCGGCTGGCGGAGCAGATCTTCTCCAGGTATTCGCGCTGCTTGGGCATGAGTTCGGTCTTCAGGGCCAGGCGGCTCAACCCCATCACCGCGTTCATGGGAGTCCTGATCTCGTGTCCCATGTTGGCCAGGAACTCGCTCTTCGCGCGGCTCGCCGCCTGCACCAGGTCGCGTTCGCGGCGCAGGTCCAGGGCCTCGCGCTTCGCGGTCACGTCTTCTATCACCCCGATCAGGTACTTGGGCTCCCCGTTGGGGCCGCAGACGAGGGACTTGGTGAGGTTCACCCACACCAGGGAACCGTCCTTTCTTATCTGGCGGATCTCGATGCTGTAGTTGTCGATCTCCCGGTTGACCAGCCGGGAGAGCTGCCCCTGCTCGGCGGCGCGGTCGTCCGGGTGGATGGTCTGCTCCAGGGTCCACCCGAGCAGCTCCTCCTGGCTGTAACCGAGTATGTCGCAAAAGCGCAGGTTGATCCGGATCAGTATGTCGCTCAAGGCGATGTGGCAGATCCCGACGGCGGCCTGCTCGAAGGTGTTGCGGAAGCGCTCCTCGCTCTCCCTCAGCCGTTCCTCGGCCTTCTTCCTGAAGGTGATGTCGGTGAGAACGCCGAGCAGGGCGTATACCCGGGCCTGTTCGTCCTTG
Encoded here:
- a CDS encoding multiheme c-type cytochrome, whose amino-acid sequence is MMKSLLAAALLLSAPVAAGASEPCLPCHAEKTPAAVAQWQGSAHARAGVGCEKCHGTDHDKIVKGEAKVGMKVCAPCHQKAYQEHRASRHGMGLHSGWGCTRNLPARKPGECRFCHQEGDEMPRSDVQCARFLKQSPEMGEIGCNYCHSVEDACDSCHSKHMTDLKIVRDPNSCAKCHMGPDHPQWEMWQTSLHGTLNASSGRKSGPDCQTCHMPKGTHNVSIGITMNSGGVPYPAAKAETARTDMIGICSDCHAPAFARRELERGDLVRSQSLSILKEAEHVIWDLNDRGLLDPMPENRPPHPLSGQRLVTDSQMLYEDTSHIERLFFKMKKYDYARTVKGAYHQNPAYTHWYGNAELKMDLVDIKSEASRLKERGGKKGESRQDAQPGAEAELKALKNKFERGALSEEEYAKAKGKVLEKMR
- the rdgC gene encoding recombination-associated protein RdgC, translating into MGILANTVSVCHFKVQGDLPQQEELHAWVTKQLAANRFNPIDQGSEETSVGWVHLDDPRIADFDSPAACCREHYFMFTLRRDKRAVPSAVLKAHLEKAKEEFLAENPNFTKVPKQKREDLKEAVHAMLLSQTLPTPATYDAVWDTKSGILTFSSLSPKVIELFEEMFKKTFEGLRVSAFHPYARAESVLDEGNKVLLAQANKAGGDNYLELIKENQWLGTDFMLWLMYQTMNESSEYSVNQPGVLLAQEPFVSYLDDRVVLLGSGENGAQKITVAGPQDHFNEVRSALLNKKQITEATLHLENGDDHFKLTLKGELFHFASFKSPAVKLEKDSTVDEAMEREAVFFERMLLLEKGTQLFDSVFATFLKLRLGNQWADESAAIQKWLNVCSFCNSQLA
- the mnmA gene encoding tRNA 2-thiouridine(34) synthase MnmA, encoding MSAEYKGKKIAVAMSGGVDSSTVAALLKEQGAEVIGINMKLFRREGEDPQAKGDAQIVAEYLGIEFHQVHLEEEFGRLIMEDFRGQYVAGQTPNPCVRCNRYVKFGLLLDKALELGADYLATGHYVRTAVDGSGTWHLLKAAYLAKDQSYFLYTLTQRQLSRVVFPLGEMPSKDEVRRLAAGFGIPVAQKSDSQEICFVPGDDYVAFLEKGGGLDGRSGEIVHVNGTVLGRHNGTHRYTIGQRRGLGIAWKEPLYVVAIDAAEARVVVGEVGGLFAPGLLACDLNWVVPVAGETVETTCKIRYRQQPIECRVKILGDGMGEVFFVEPQKSVTPGQSVVFYQGDELVGGGRIVKALRVGE
- a CDS encoding HDOD domain-containing protein; translated protein: MPLSLTIRRLLTTQPIDLPVFHPIAVRILHLLQTPDFTMTQITDLANEDQSLAGQILKIANSPMYIGRVRTETIKEAVVRLGGQEIANLAMAASQASLHASDNKTINRFMQSLWLHSHACALGSRWLARRAGYPQHGDQAYMAGLLHDIGKLYLLKALERLNQMGVAHAALEEDLLLEIFAELHVEQGCRLMEHWNMPKVYYNVVANHHDENFDTQDIVLTVVRLVNMACKMKGIGLLHDPEIDLAEQAETAMLQLSQEEIDDLSDVLEDSQDLML
- a CDS encoding (deoxy)nucleoside triphosphate pyrophosphohydrolase; its protein translation is MTQTIDSRKHVHVACAIIERDGLVLSARRSASMNLPLRWEFPGGKIEPGEGREECLKRELVEEMGVEIAVGRPLTPTTHRYPGFDVTLYPYVCSIVSGEITLHEHSAMTWLPPGRMLELEWADADLPIILEYQREGHGAGE
- a CDS encoding hybrid sensor histidine kinase/response regulator, translated to MKRQTVMIVDDTPANIEILSESLGDDYELFFATSGLDALELIRADKPDLILLDIMMPGMDGFELCGILKGDPSTRDIPIIFVTAMIEEEQEIKGLELGAIDYLTKPISPHIVRARVKNHLELKRYRDLLETLASAADRAKKEFLRSVSHELRTPLTPIIGMTDFVLNQEEDDNKRKYLGMVQKSAVRLLGIVEDLIETSRLEGEGGAPENAAFHLKTFLDMVLMEARALADGKGLDLNVRIDPMLPEVVVTDQGMLHKVLTMLLGNAVKFTPSGAVGLEARLQEVAGEQMLQFSVTDTGVGIDEADLERIFSDFTQSDGSITRSYPGLGLGLTLARRMTELMDGGIWAENLPGGGSVFQLQIPLVLPQDDASDSVCGS
- a CDS encoding PAS domain-containing hybrid sensor histidine kinase/response regulator, giving the protein MFSSARSAATHSRSTLVLGICACLLLVVFAAVCRPQAGPAGALAMVFVGGLHALRLKWRRQSEDELRRSEEQLRISQRIAHIGSWDWDVASGRLDCSEELCRILAIPLEQAPRSFAGLLALLPEPARETVAAAAERALSGDDSYTVEYSLVHPDGSERYLSEVGEVFRNYSGTPLRVVCVVHDITERKEAERALFFEKRYRGLIENLPQRIFLKDCNLVYLSCNSSFARALGVEPADVFGKTDYDLFEAPLARKRQEEDMRVMAAGSAVERDEQRERDGKWVSKALIPLKDEQARVYALLGVLTDITFRKKAEERLRESEERFRNTFEQAAVGICHIALSDILIRINLRFCDILGYSQEELLGWTLEQTIHPDDRAAEQGQLSRLVNREIDNYSIEIRQIRKDGSLVWVNLTKSLVCGPNGEPKYLIGVIEDVTAKREALDLRRERDLVQAASRAKSEFLANMGHEIRTPMNAVMGLSRLALKTELMPKQREYLEKICSASRTLLNIINDILDFSKIEAGKLELEKTELSLQEVLGNISDMHHLKAQEKGVDFKLRLAPELPRKLLGDPLRLTQVLNNLIGNALKFTSRGEVVVTVKPVGQEEGVVRVNFCVQDTGIGITPEQMEKIFTPFTQADSSTTRQYGGTGLGLSISRQLVELMGGELEVHSIPGTGSSFIFTVGFAIAAAGKPAAGPREEELRNLRLLVLDGNPAAVEGIAEMLQGLPIELRAVPTFAAACEALKEPSPHGHVPFDMVVIDGATAGEEGLEELSRNISTRYQKGVPVLATVPSEQLEAVRQLGDEWGLSAVYAAPVRPSLLVDGMIRALARTVAHQANPAPAAAAAAHPARPVRSAPQGPFLPDRFAAEKAKLERLLARNSLDAKRQFEQFCRQVPRGSFTGELQALQACLEKLDFRKARQLLAIFPAVQEPHPDTRE